Part of the Arthrobacter globiformis genome is shown below.
GAAGCGGCCCTGGCTGTTGCCCAGCGCGTCCTCCGAGGGCTCAACGAGTCCCACCTGGCCTTGCCGACGCCCTGCGCAGACTTCACGGTGGCCGCCCTCCTGGACCACCTCTTCGGATCCATCGCGTCCATCGGCAAGTCTCTCGGCGTGACGGTTGCCGATCAGCCGGGGGGCAGCGCGGAGGTCCGGATCGCGGACGCAGCGCAGGCCACGCTGGAGGCATTCCGGGCCAACGGAACTGAAGGAACCCTGGACATGGGCTTCGCCGAACTGCCCGCCACCTTGGTTGCCAACATCCTGAATCTCGAACTGGTCGTCCACGCCTGGGACTTTGCCACGGCCACGGGGCAGGAACTCACCGTTGCCCCGGCGCTCTCGGACTATGTGCTGGGCCTTGCCCGGAACACCATCAGCCCGCAGATGCGCGGCAAGAGCTTTGCGGCGGAAACGCTGGTGGATGAATCGTCGGCCAGCATGGAACGCCTGGTCGCCTTCACCGGCCGGCAGGTTGCCGGGATCTGAAAACGCAGACGGATATAAGAAGCCGCCGACGGATATGAAGGGAGGGGACGCGCATGGTTGATGTAGCGACGGAGATCGAGATCCGCCGCCCGCGCGACGTCGTGTCCGCCTATGCGGGAAATCCGGACAACGCGCCGGACTGGTACTCGAACATTAAGGGCGTCAACTGGGAAACGGCTCCGCCGTTGGTCCAGGGGTCCAAGGTGGCGTTCAGGGCGCAGTTCATGGGCAAAGCGCTGGACTACGTCTATGAATTTACCGAACTTGATCCGGGCAGGAAGCTGGTCATGCGCACCGCGCAAGGGCCCTTCCCGATGCAGACAACGTACACCTGGGCCGACGCCGGCAACGGATCCACGCATATGACGCTGCGCAACACCGGAACGCCGGCGGGTTTCTCCGCCGTCGCCAGCCTGGTCATTGCTCCCATGATGCGCCGTGCCATGCGCAAGGACCTCACGAAACTCAAGGCGCTCCTCGAAGCCTGAGCCAACCCACCGAAAAAACGCACAGAAAGGAATCGCCATGAGCAAGTTCATGTACCTCTACAAGGGGCCCGCCCGGCCGATGGACCAGTTCACGCCGGAGCAGTCCGCCGAACAGATGGCCGTGTGGCGTGCCTGGATGGAGAAGCTGGGCCCGGCGATGGTCGACTTCGGCACCCCGTTCGCCGCGCGGACCGCAGTGGCCGACGACGGATTGGCAGCTGATGCTTCGGACCTGAACGGCTACTCGATCGTCGAAGCCGAAAACCTCGATGGCGCGAAGGCGCTCACGGACGGGCACCCGTACCTGTCCGAAGCCAGTGGCAAGTTCACGCTTGAGATCTTCGAGCTCGCCGACATGTAGATGTGGGCGTTCCCCGCTGGCCGGCGGCGCCACCGGCCAGCTCCGGAAACCTAAAGCTGCACGGTGAGAACGTCACCCTTGCTACTCGGCGGACGGTCGTTGTCGTTGCCGTTTCGTGGCCGCCCGTTGTTCCTTTGCGGCGAGGCGCCGACGGTTGGAGCCGCGGGTGGGTTTGGTCGCCCGGCGGGGAACCGTTTCGGGAGCGAGACCCTCTGCCAGGAGGTCGGCCAGCTTGGCGAGGGCGATCTCGCGATTGCGTAGCTGGGAGCGCCTCTCGGAGGCAGTTACGGTGATCACCCCGGCGATGATTCGTCGGCCGAGACGCGTGAGCAGCATCAGCCGTTGGCCATCGGAAAGGGCCGTAGAGTCGCTGATATTCCAGGAGAGCTCGACGCGGCTGTCCGTGGTGTTGACGTGTTGACCGCCTGGGCCGGATGAACGCGAGAACCGCCAGCCGAGTTCCGACGTGGGAATCGTGAGCGCGGGCGACACCTCCAGATCCATGTAACCAGCCTTGCACAATATGGCGCGATCGAAGCCCTCATGCCCTCGCGCGGACCAAAACCATTTACTGATAGGCACTTAGCGTTACAACGAATGTCCGCTGAACGGGAGGTGTCATGTGCACTGATCCACGGTGCTTGCGACAATCTCCCCGGGGCCGATATCGCTCCATAATGACGATGCCGCCGGTCACAGCAAGGGTGGTCTCTGCCCTGCCTTGGAAAACCCTGCCTTTCCATAGAGTTCTGTGCCCAAACGGCAACGCTCGTCTTCGCGCGGATTCTCAGGCAGTCGACGACGAGCTTCGGACTAGGTCTCGTCAGGCGCTCCAACATAGGCGCCGAATCCGGGAACGTGTATTCCGCCGGCGAGAATCCACCAGTAGGAGTCGCTGGCATCCAAGCGTTCGCTCACGATCCGCTGCCCGGGATCTCTTTGGGGAACATGCCGGCCAGCCTGGCCTGATGGCCGTCCTCCGCGCCGGGTAACAGCCTGCAACCACTGAACTACAACCATGGCTACGCCTCCCGCCGGCCGTCCACCAGCCGGGGAACTCCGAGGGGATTGTCCCCGCGCAGTGCCTCCGGCAGGAGGTGCTGGGGGAAGCCCTGGTACGCGACCGGCCGCAGGAAGCGCTCGATCGCGGCGGTTCCAACGGAGGTGCTTCCGGCCGCTGTGGTTGCCGGGTACGGTCCGCCATGCTGCTGCGCGTGGGTCACCGAGACACCTGTCGGCCACTGGTTCCAGACCACCCGTCCCGCCTTGCGGGCCAGGACCTCCACAAGTTCGGCCACCTGGCAGGAATCAGTTCCATGAACGGTCGCGGTCAGTTGACCCTCGAAGGTCTCGGCGAGCTCGGCGAGTTGGGACTCGTCGTCGTAGGTAACCACTACGGCGGCGGGTCCGAAGCATTCGGTCTGGAGGGCGTGCGGCTCCGAGAGCATGTCCGCCGCCGTCGTGAGGAGCAGCGTCGGAGCCGGCGGATCGGCCAGCGGGCCTGCGCCCTGCGCCAGCACCGTGAGGCGCGGATTTGACTGCAGGTTCGTCAGGACATCGGCGTAGCCGGACTGGATCCGTTCATTGAGCAGGGGCGCGGCCGGCGGCAGGGCGGCCTCTCGCAGGGCCTCCACCATGCCGGATGCAGCCGGAACGAAGAGCGTCCCGGGCTTGGTGCAGAATTGTCCGGCCCCCATGGTGAAGGAGCTCACGAACCCCTGGGCGATCTCCGCACCACGCTCGCTGGCTGCACCCTCGGTGACGAAGGCAGGGTTGTTGCTGCCCAGTTCCCCGAAGAAGGGGATGGGGTCCGGCCGGGAATTCGCTATGTCGAACAGTGCGCGGCCGCCCGGGATGGACCCGGTGAAAGCGCCGGCCTTGACCCGCGGGTCGCGCAGTGCTGCGGCTCCCGCGGAGGTCCCGGCGATGAGTGCGAACGTGCCGTCGGGAGCCCCGGCCTGGTGGAGCGCGGAGGTCACCACCTCGGCCGTGAGCCGGGACAACCCGGGGTGGCCGGAGTGGGCCTTGAGCAGTACCGGGCTGCCTGCGGCCAGCGCCGAGGCGGTGTCGCCGCCGGCAACGGAGAACGCGAAGGGAAAGTTGCTGGCCGCGAACACCACCACGGGTCCCACCGGCACGCGAACTCGCCGCAGGTCCGGTCGCGGCGCGCCCATGGACCAGTCGGCGTCGGCATGGTCGATGCGAGCGGCAAGGTAGCCGCCGTCGCGCAATTCCTCCCCGAAGAGCCGGAGCTGGAAGGTGGTGCGCTTGAGCTCTCCCCGCAGCCGCGCCTCGGGCAGGTGGGTCTCCCGTTCGGCTACGGGAATGAGCTGGCCGGCGGCAGCATCCAAGGCGTCGGCAACGGCGTCGAGCAGTACGGCGCGCTCGGCGGGACGGAATGCGGCGAGCGGCGCCGCCGCCGTTTGAGCTGCTGCCAGCAGGTTTTCCAGCTCGGCGTCGGTGGTGGGCTGGAGTACGACGGCGGAGGCCGGGGCGATCGTGGTCATGGCAGTCTCCTTTCGGGAGGCAGGGTCAGGCGGGGAAGGTCAGTTGTCCGTGGTTTGGAGGGCGGCGAGTTCGCCGATCCCCACAGGTGCAGCCAGAGGCCGTTTTGCGGCGCCGGACAGGCTCTCAATGGTGGGAGCAGCGCCCGGGCCAGCGCCCAGGCAGGCGGCCGCGAAACCACAGACGCGGCCCTGGCACCAGCCCATTCCTGCACGAGTGAAGGATTTGAGGGTGCGGGCGTCGCGGGCTCCCAGGCTGTCCCGGGCCCCGGTGATCTCGCCGGCCGTGACCTCTTCGCAGCGGCACACGGTGGTCCCGGGAGCGAGCCAGTCCTGCCAGGCGGCGGGCACGGGGTGGGCGCGGTGCATAGCCTCGGCGAAGCGCCGGTGCCGCGCCGTGGTACGCAAGCCCTGCAACTTCGCGGCGGGTTCCGGAGCGGCTGCTGCGGATGCACCGGCAGTGTGGCCCTCAAGGACCGCCAGCGTAGCGCCTCCGACGCCGGTGACCTCCCCGGCAAGGAACAGGCCGGGGACGCTGGACTCTTGGCGCTCGGTGACGACGCCGACCAGGGAGCCGTCCGCGTCCACGCGGGTTTCGACTCCGAGGGCCAAGGGCAACTCCATCTGGGGTGTGAAGCCCCAGCCGAAGCCGACGACATCCACGTCCCGGTAAACGCGCTCCGTGCCGGGCCGGACCCGGCTGTCTGCGTCCACCTTGGCTGTGCGCGCGCCGGAGGTGCGGCCGGTTCCCAGCACTTCCGTGACGATGGTCCTGATGCGGTACGGGATCCGGTGCCGGGCGAACACGGCCGCGTACTCCACACCCTCAACGGCCTTGCCGGGCACACCCGCGGCTGGCTTGAGGTACGGCAGCCAGGCCTTGGGGGAGGACGATTCCAGCACCGCGAGGACCTCGCCGCCGGCTTCGGCAATGCCCGCCGCCACCGGCAAAAGGAACGGACCCGTGCCGGCGATGACGAAGCGCTTCCCCGGCAGGGCACCGTTGCCCTTGATGAACGCCTGGATTCCGCCGGCGGCCATCACGCCGGGCAGGTCCCAGCCGGGAACCGGCAGCTGGCGGTCGTAGCCGCCGGGGCACAAAACGAGGCGTCGGGCGACGACGGTGCTGCCGCCGTCGGCCTTCCCGGATGTGAGGCCGGCGGTCACGGTGGGCGTGGTGCGGACAACGAATCCGGCGTCGGCCTTTTCCGCCATCCAGACCTGCTGGCCGGGCATGTACGTGATCCGGCCCGTGTGGCGGGCGGCGTCGAATCGGGCACGGAGGTCCCGGTAGGTCCGCCAGCCATGGTGGCCCATGCCCTCGGGGTTGGGCTCCACGGTTTCGGGGCGGTGCCGCCAGAACTGGCCGCCGGGCTGGGGGCCGGCATCCACAACCACGACGCCGGCTCCGGCCTCGGCTG
Proteins encoded:
- a CDS encoding TIGR03086 family metal-binding protein, which gives rise to MTFNKTVFLPVDPDAAFALITEPERLRRWKTVAARVDLRVGGDYRWTITPGHSAMGSFTEIEPGKRIVYTWGWEGDAGLPPGASTVTVNLEAVDGGTTVQLIHEGLNEQQEASHAEGWNHFLERLVLLAANGDAGPDEWAAVPDPMNELTSAEAALAVAQRVLRGLNESHLALPTPCADFTVAALLDHLFGSIASIGKSLGVTVADQPGGSAEVRIADAAQATLEAFRANGTEGTLDMGFAELPATLVANILNLELVVHAWDFATATGQELTVAPALSDYVLGLARNTISPQMRGKSFAAETLVDESSASMERLVAFTGRQVAGI
- a CDS encoding SRPBCC family protein translates to MVDVATEIEIRRPRDVVSAYAGNPDNAPDWYSNIKGVNWETAPPLVQGSKVAFRAQFMGKALDYVYEFTELDPGRKLVMRTAQGPFPMQTTYTWADAGNGSTHMTLRNTGTPAGFSAVASLVIAPMMRRAMRKDLTKLKALLEA
- the arfB gene encoding alternative ribosome rescue aminoacyl-tRNA hydrolase ArfB, encoding MDLEVSPALTIPTSELGWRFSRSSGPGGQHVNTTDSRVELSWNISDSTALSDGQRLMLLTRLGRRIIAGVITVTASERRSQLRNREIALAKLADLLAEGLAPETVPRRATKPTRGSNRRRLAAKEQRAATKRQRQRPSAE
- a CDS encoding aldehyde dehydrogenase (NADP(+)), translated to MTTIAPASAVVLQPTTDAELENLLAAAQTAAAPLAAFRPAERAVLLDAVADALDAAAGQLIPVAERETHLPEARLRGELKRTTFQLRLFGEELRDGGYLAARIDHADADWSMGAPRPDLRRVRVPVGPVVVFAASNFPFAFSVAGGDTASALAAGSPVLLKAHSGHPGLSRLTAEVVTSALHQAGAPDGTFALIAGTSAGAAALRDPRVKAGAFTGSIPGGRALFDIANSRPDPIPFFGELGSNNPAFVTEGAASERGAEIAQGFVSSFTMGAGQFCTKPGTLFVPAASGMVEALREAALPPAAPLLNERIQSGYADVLTNLQSNPRLTVLAQGAGPLADPPAPTLLLTTAADMLSEPHALQTECFGPAAVVVTYDDESQLAELAETFEGQLTATVHGTDSCQVAELVEVLARKAGRVVWNQWPTGVSVTHAQQHGGPYPATTAAGSTSVGTAAIERFLRPVAYQGFPQHLLPEALRGDNPLGVPRLVDGRREA
- a CDS encoding FAD-dependent oxidoreductase; its protein translation is MSATVPGIVEADVAVVGAGPAGLAAAVSAAEAGAGVVVVDAGPQPGGQFWRHRPETVEPNPEGMGHHGWRTYRDLRARFDAARHTGRITYMPGQQVWMAEKADAGFVVRTTPTVTAGLTSGKADGGSTVVARRLVLCPGGYDRQLPVPGWDLPGVMAAGGIQAFIKGNGALPGKRFVIAGTGPFLLPVAAGIAEAGGEVLAVLESSSPKAWLPYLKPAAGVPGKAVEGVEYAAVFARHRIPYRIRTIVTEVLGTGRTSGARTAKVDADSRVRPGTERVYRDVDVVGFGWGFTPQMELPLALGVETRVDADGSLVGVVTERQESSVPGLFLAGEVTGVGGATLAVLEGHTAGASAAAAPEPAAKLQGLRTTARHRRFAEAMHRAHPVPAAWQDWLAPGTTVCRCEEVTAGEITGARDSLGARDARTLKSFTRAGMGWCQGRVCGFAAACLGAGPGAAPTIESLSGAAKRPLAAPVGIGELAALQTTDN